A window of Cryptomeria japonica chromosome 3, Sugi_1.0, whole genome shotgun sequence contains these coding sequences:
- the LOC131035513 gene encoding pre-rRNA-processing protein SRD1, with translation MDFWENEEIELGLKLCYSPVKRKRRSSCSQDLFNGSSSETVSGIYESLGNSNNSSFVSDDPEGKSKEKNLIRCLMKSYSSSNSKYNSLVSFNTDVDCTLSLGMPHIRPSPEEQRVMDMYKASSMEEVKEIMMSALVSSKITSPELEASGVPLGESSSCWSTATNTTTTSTPISWFPTAHSGSKLKDILAHGNYATRPKKNSNIDDNITADEAARCCSACHTTATPLWRSGPKGAKSLCNACGIRYKKEDRRSASAMAVAADNNNQFAMASCFNSIQDHNNKTAAPYPKPSKKIKLLHATFEGMN, from the exons ATGGATTTCTGGGAAAATGAAGAGATAGAGCTTGGACTGAAGCTCTGCTACTCACctgtgaagagaaaaagaagatccagttgcagtcaggATTTGTTCAATGGGAGTTCAAGTGAGACTGTTTCTGGAATTTATGAGAGTTTGGGTAATAGCAATAACAGTAGTTTTGTAAGTGATGATCCAGAGGGGAAATCGAAGGAGAAGAACCTTATCAGGTGTCTCATGAAGAGTTATAGCAGCTCTAACTCTAAGTACAATAGTTTAGTTAGTTTCAACACTGATGTAGATTGCACACTGTCTCTGGGCATGCCCCATATTCGGCCATCTCCAGAGGAACAACGCGTCATGGACATGTACAAGGCAAGCAGCATGGAAGAAGTCAAAGAGATAATGATGTCTGCACTTGTTTCGTCCAAG ATAACCAGTCCGGAATTGGAAGCTTCAGGTGTCCCACTTGGTGAATCATCATCTTGTTGGAGCACTGCAACTAACACTACTACCACATCCACTCCAATATCATGGTTTCCAACAGCCCACTCTGGATCAAAGTTAAAGGATATTCTGGCACATGGAAACTATGCAACAAGGCCCAAGAAAAACAGTAATATCGATGACAATATTACTGCAGATGAAGCAGCCAGATGTTGCTCTGCATGCCACACCACTGCTACACCTTTGTGGAGGAGCGGTCCTAAGGGTGCTAAG TCTCTGTGCAATGCATGTGGCATTCGATACAAGAAAGAAGACAGGCGTTCTGCATCTGCCATGGCTGTAGCAGCAGACAACAACAATCAGTTTGCAATGGCATCCTGCTTCAACTCTATTCAAGATCATAATAATAAGACTGCAGCCCCATATCCTAAGccttcaaaaaaaataaaactccTGCATGCCACTTTTGAAGGCATGAATTGA